One genomic segment of Gottschalkia acidurici 9a includes these proteins:
- the secA gene encoding preprotein translocase subunit SecA: MRWGKLKTFLEKIFGSHSDREIKRIEPIVNKIESLDSEMQKLSDEQLRGKTDEFRERLSGSECCLDDILPEAFAVMREAAYRVLGMKHYRVQLIAGIVLHQGRIAEMKTGEGKTLMATLPVYLNALSGKGVHVVTVNDYLAERDKEQMGKVYEFLGLSVGCILNSMDSSERRIAYGADITYGTNNEFGFDYLRDNMVIYKHEMVQRDLNYCIVDEVDSILVDEARTPLIISGMGDKSTKLYSIADHFVKTLKGRSMDPNEKKDMFDREYVVETVDFVIDEKAKTVTLTEVGVEKAEKYFSVENLSDPTNMEILHHINQALKAQNTMKRDIDYVVKDGEILIVDEFTGRLMHGRRYSEGLHQAIEAKEGLEVNRESKTLATITFQNYFRMYKKLSGMTGTAKTEEAEFREIYNVDVIEIPTNKPIIREDNPDAVYKTLEAKLNAVVNDIKEKNEKGQPVLVGTISIEMSEVLSKLLKRVNVKHEVLNAKQHDREAEIVAQAGRFGGVTIATNMAGRGTDIVLGGNPEFVAKVEMRKKGYSEELITEVDSFVDTEDEEILEARKVYRETLEKVKVQTDEENKKVIEAGGLHIIGTERHESRRIDNQLRGRSGRQGDPGSSRFFVSLEDDLMRLFGGDRVKSMIESLGMPDDEALEHRMLSKSIENAQKKIEGNNFSIRKHVLQYDDVMNKQREVIYAERRRVLEGENLKEHVMSMVEGFLQSGIDIYTKDEKYPEEWDFAGLENYINNVIPMGELNIENVESLTKESLVDTLKEKARLLYEQKEEEVGEEALRELERVILLRMVDTKWMDHIDAMDQLKQGIGLRAMGQQDPVRAYQTEGFDMFEEMINSIQEDTLKNLYHLQRAENIERERVAEPISTSHGDEEVKKKPVVVKEKIGRNDPCPCGSGKKYKVCCGK; the protein is encoded by the coding sequence ATGAGGTGGGGAAAATTGAAAACATTCTTAGAAAAGATATTTGGAAGCCACAGTGATAGAGAAATAAAAAGAATAGAGCCTATAGTAAACAAAATAGAAAGCTTAGATAGTGAGATGCAAAAACTATCAGATGAGCAACTTAGGGGAAAGACTGACGAGTTTAGGGAAAGGCTGTCAGGAAGTGAATGTTGTCTAGACGATATATTACCAGAAGCTTTCGCGGTTATGAGAGAAGCAGCTTACAGAGTACTTGGAATGAAACATTACAGAGTGCAGTTAATAGCTGGTATAGTTCTTCACCAAGGAAGAATAGCAGAGATGAAAACAGGTGAAGGTAAAACGCTTATGGCTACATTACCAGTATATTTAAATGCACTTTCAGGAAAAGGTGTACATGTTGTAACTGTAAATGATTACTTAGCGGAGAGAGATAAAGAGCAGATGGGAAAAGTCTATGAGTTTTTAGGACTTTCTGTAGGTTGCATACTAAATAGCATGGACAGTTCGGAAAGAAGAATAGCATACGGTGCAGATATAACTTATGGTACTAATAATGAATTTGGCTTTGATTATCTAAGAGACAATATGGTCATATATAAACATGAGATGGTTCAGAGAGACTTAAACTATTGTATAGTTGATGAGGTAGACAGTATCTTAGTAGATGAAGCGAGAACGCCTCTTATAATCTCAGGAATGGGGGATAAATCTACCAAACTTTATAGTATTGCAGACCATTTTGTTAAGACTCTAAAAGGTAGATCAATGGATCCAAATGAAAAGAAAGATATGTTTGATCGTGAATATGTAGTAGAAACAGTAGATTTTGTTATAGATGAAAAAGCAAAAACAGTAACACTTACTGAAGTTGGTGTAGAGAAGGCAGAAAAATATTTCTCAGTAGAGAATCTTTCAGACCCTACAAATATGGAAATTTTACATCATATAAATCAAGCTTTAAAAGCACAAAACACAATGAAAAGAGATATAGACTATGTAGTTAAAGACGGAGAAATCCTTATAGTTGATGAATTTACAGGTAGACTTATGCATGGTAGAAGATATAGTGAGGGATTACACCAAGCTATAGAAGCTAAAGAGGGATTAGAAGTAAATAGAGAATCTAAAACTTTGGCTACTATCACATTCCAAAACTACTTTAGAATGTATAAAAAGCTATCTGGTATGACTGGTACTGCAAAAACAGAAGAGGCCGAGTTTAGAGAAATATATAATGTTGATGTTATAGAGATTCCAACTAACAAACCAATTATAAGAGAAGATAATCCAGATGCAGTTTATAAAACTTTAGAAGCTAAATTAAACGCAGTAGTTAATGACATAAAAGAAAAAAATGAGAAAGGTCAACCAGTTTTAGTAGGTACTATTTCTATAGAGATGTCAGAAGTTTTAAGCAAACTTTTAAAAAGAGTTAATGTAAAGCATGAAGTTTTAAATGCTAAGCAACATGATAGAGAGGCAGAAATAGTAGCTCAAGCTGGTAGATTTGGTGGAGTTACTATAGCTACTAATATGGCTGGTCGTGGTACTGATATAGTTTTAGGTGGTAATCCTGAATTTGTAGCTAAAGTAGAGATGAGAAAAAAAGGATACAGTGAAGAATTAATAACAGAAGTAGATAGCTTTGTAGACACAGAAGATGAAGAAATATTAGAAGCAAGAAAAGTATATAGAGAAACGTTAGAAAAAGTTAAAGTACAAACTGATGAAGAAAATAAAAAAGTAATAGAAGCTGGTGGACTTCACATAATTGGTACAGAAAGACATGAATCTAGACGTATAGATAATCAGTTAAGAGGTCGTTCTGGTCGTCAAGGAGATCCAGGTTCATCAAGATTCTTTGTATCTCTTGAAGATGATCTTATGAGACTATTCGGTGGAGATAGAGTAAAAAGTATGATAGAGTCACTTGGAATGCCAGATGATGAAGCATTAGAACATAGAATGTTATCTAAATCTATAGAAAATGCTCAAAAGAAAATAGAGGGTAATAACTTTAGTATAAGAAAGCATGTACTTCAATATGACGACGTTATGAACAAACAAAGAGAAGTTATATATGCTGAGAGAAGAAGAGTTTTAGAAGGTGAAAACCTAAAAGAGCATGTAATGAGTATGGTTGAGGGCTTCTTACAAAGTGGAATAGATATATATACTAAAGATGAAAAATATCCTGAGGAATGGGATTTTGCTGGACTTGAAAACTATATAAATAATGTAATACCAATGGGTGAACTTAATATAGAGAATGTAGAAAGTTTAACTAAAGAAAGCTTAGTTGATACATTAAAAGAAAAGGCTAGACTACTGTATGAACAAAAAGAAGAAGAAGTAGGAGAAGAAGCTTTAAGAGAACTTGAAAGAGTTATTCTTCTTAGAATGGTTGATACTAAGTGGATGGATCATATAGATGCTATGGATCAATTAAAACAAGGTATAGGTTTAAGAGCTATGGGACAACAGGACCCTGTTCGTGCATATCAAACAGAAGGATTTGATATGTTTGAAGAAATGATAAATAGTATTCAGGAAGATACTCTTAAAAATCTTTATCACCTACAAAGAGCAGAAAATATAGAAAGAGAAAGAGTAGCAGAACCTATCTCTACAAGTCATGGAGATGAGGAAGTTAAAAAGAAACCTGTGGTAGTTAAAGAAAAGATAGGAAGAAATGATCCATGCCCTTGCGGAAGTGGTAAAAAATATAAAGTTTGTTGTGGGAAATAA
- the prfB gene encoding peptide chain release factor 2 (programmed frameshift) translates to MINSVKETLEEIRVSLDIDELNKELCELEDNTMKPDFWNDSENAQKILQEIKFKKDKVTEYDEIVNSIEEVEFTIELLNECEDDDICKELERKISFLEKRVDNFKIATLLSGDYDSNNAILSIHSGAGGLEAQDWAEMLLRMYTRWADHREYTVETLDILPDTEGGIKSVTILVKGINAYGYLKSEKGVHRLVRISPFDSSGRRHTSFASVDIFPELDENVEVDINPNDLRIDTYRSGGAGGQHVNTTDSAIRITHIPTGVVVQCQNERSQHSNKATAMRMLMAKLIELKETERKETIEDLQGTYNQISWGSQIRSYVFHPYNLVKDHRTNAEVGNTDRVMDGSIDIFMNEYLKYRSKNI, encoded by the exons ATGATAAATTCCGTTAAAGAGACTTTAGAAGAAATCAGGGTTTCTCTT GACATAGATGAGTTAAATAAAGAACTTTGTGAACTAGAGGATAACACTATGAAACCAGACTTCTGGAATGATAGTGAAAATGCTCAAAAGATATTGCAAGAGATTAAATTTAAAAAAGATAAAGTAACTGAATATGATGAAATAGTAAACTCTATAGAAGAGGTAGAGTTTACTATAGAGTTATTAAATGAATGTGAAGATGATGATATATGTAAAGAGCTTGAGAGAAAAATATCTTTTTTAGAAAAAAGAGTAGATAATTTTAAGATAGCTACTCTTCTAAGTGGAGACTATGATTCAAACAATGCTATACTCTCTATACACTCAGGAGCAGGTGGATTAGAAGCACAAGATTGGGCGGAAATGCTTTTAAGAATGTATACGAGATGGGCTGATCATAGAGAATATACTGTCGAGACCTTAGATATACTTCCAGATACTGAAGGGGGTATAAAGAGTGTTACTATACTAGTTAAAGGTATAAATGCATATGGATACCTAAAAAGTGAAAAAGGTGTTCATAGATTAGTAAGAATATCTCCATTTGATTCATCAGGAAGAAGGCATACTTCATTTGCATCAGTAGATATATTCCCAGAGTTAGATGAAAACGTAGAAGTTGATATAAATCCAAATGATTTAAGGATAGATACCTACAGATCTGGTGGTGCTGGTGGGCAACATGTAAACACTACAGATTCAGCAATTAGGATAACTCATATACCTACAGGGGTAGTAGTTCAGTGTCAAAATGAAAGGTCACAACACTCTAATAAAGCTACAGCTATGAGAATGTTAATGGCAAAGCTAATAGAGCTTAAAGAAACAGAAAGAAAAGAAACGATAGAAGACCTACAAGGCACCTATAATCAGATATCTTGGGGATCTCAAATAAGAAGTTATGTATTTCACCCATATAATTTAGTAAAGGATCACAGAACTAATGCAGAGGTAGGAAACACAGACAGAGTTATGGATGGTAGTATAGATATTTTTATGAATGAATATCTAAAATATAGATCAAAAAACATATAG
- a CDS encoding Tex family protein → MNINEILIKEFNIKKFQVENTIKLIDEGNTIPFIARYRKEQTGELSDVVLRELYERLIYLRNLESRKEEVIRLIEEQGKLTEELKKDIWSANTLQKIDDLYRPFRPKRRTRATIAKEKGLEPLADIILDQSLTEGDIKDIASKYINDEKEVNSVEDALTGAMDIIAEIISDNAGYRETIRNRLYNKSDILTQAVDDKEKSVYEMYYEYSEPVRNIANHRILAINRGEKEKFIRVKIDSLDEDIVSILNSKVIVNKDAITTEYLLSSIEDSYKRLIFPSIEREIRNILTERAEEHAIKVFGKNLSPLLMQSPIKGKVVMGFDPGFRTGCKVAVVDDTGKLLDFTTVYPTEPQNKVEETKKELINLINKYDIDMIAIGNGTASRESETIIADMIKEIDKKVYFTIVSEAGASIYSASKVANEEYPDINVSIRGAISIAKRLQDPLAELVKIDPKHVGVGQYQHDLNQGKLDETLKGVVEDCVNSVGIDLNTASVSLLSYVSGISPSVAKNIVSYREEAGRFKNRKELLKVKRLGQATYTQCAGFLRLADSENPLDNTSVHPESYDVTLKLVEKLGYSKEDIKGGKLKSIDSKVSTEESLEAIAQELETGVPTLRDIVQEIKKPGRDPREDMPIPVFRSDVLKIEDLKEDMILTGTVRNVVDFGAFIDIGVKEDGLVHISNLSDKFVKNPMDIISVGDIVKVKIIEVDIPKGRIALSMKGI, encoded by the coding sequence ATGAATATAAACGAAATACTAATAAAAGAATTTAACATAAAAAAGTTCCAGGTAGAAAATACTATAAAGCTTATAGATGAGGGAAATACCATACCATTCATAGCGCGATATAGAAAGGAACAAACAGGGGAGCTTAGCGACGTAGTACTTCGTGAACTTTATGAAAGACTTATATATTTAAGAAACTTAGAGTCTAGAAAGGAAGAAGTAATTAGACTCATAGAAGAACAAGGCAAACTTACAGAAGAATTAAAAAAAGATATATGGAGTGCGAATACATTACAAAAAATAGATGACTTATACAGACCATTTAGACCAAAGAGAAGGACTAGAGCAACTATAGCCAAAGAAAAAGGATTGGAACCATTAGCAGATATTATACTGGATCAAAGTCTGACAGAAGGAGACATAAAAGATATAGCGTCTAAGTACATAAATGATGAAAAAGAAGTAAATTCAGTGGAAGATGCACTTACAGGAGCAATGGATATCATAGCAGAGATTATCTCTGACAATGCAGGGTATAGAGAAACTATAAGAAACAGATTATATAATAAAAGCGATATATTAACTCAAGCTGTAGATGATAAAGAAAAGTCAGTATATGAGATGTATTATGAATATAGTGAACCCGTTAGAAATATAGCTAACCATAGAATATTAGCTATAAATAGGGGTGAGAAGGAAAAGTTTATAAGAGTAAAAATAGACAGCTTAGACGAGGACATAGTAAGTATATTAAACAGTAAAGTTATAGTAAATAAAGATGCTATAACTACAGAATACTTATTATCAAGTATAGAAGATAGTTATAAAAGATTAATATTCCCATCCATAGAAAGAGAAATAAGAAACATATTGACTGAACGAGCTGAAGAACACGCTATAAAAGTGTTTGGAAAAAATTTAAGTCCTCTCTTAATGCAATCACCTATAAAAGGAAAAGTAGTAATGGGATTTGATCCTGGATTTAGAACCGGATGCAAGGTTGCGGTAGTTGACGATACTGGAAAACTACTAGACTTTACTACTGTCTATCCTACAGAACCTCAAAATAAAGTAGAAGAAACTAAAAAAGAACTTATAAACCTTATAAATAAGTATGATATAGACATGATAGCAATAGGAAATGGAACTGCATCTAGAGAATCTGAGACAATAATAGCCGATATGATAAAAGAGATAGATAAAAAAGTGTATTTCACTATAGTAAGTGAGGCTGGAGCATCTATTTATTCTGCCTCAAAGGTAGCAAATGAGGAATACCCAGATATAAATGTATCTATAAGAGGTGCTATATCTATAGCCAAAAGACTTCAAGATCCACTAGCTGAGCTTGTAAAAATCGATCCAAAACATGTAGGAGTAGGTCAATATCAACATGATTTAAATCAGGGCAAATTAGATGAAACATTAAAGGGTGTAGTAGAAGACTGTGTAAATAGTGTCGGAATAGATTTAAATACGGCATCAGTGTCACTATTAAGCTACGTATCTGGTATATCACCAAGTGTTGCTAAAAATATTGTAAGCTATAGGGAAGAAGCAGGAAGATTTAAAAATAGAAAAGAACTACTAAAAGTTAAAAGGCTAGGACAAGCCACATACACTCAATGTGCAGGTTTCTTAAGGCTAGCAGATAGTGAGAATCCACTAGATAACACTTCTGTACATCCTGAAAGTTATGATGTGACTCTAAAATTAGTGGAGAAATTAGGATATAGTAAAGAAGATATAAAAGGGGGTAAACTTAAGAGTATAGACAGTAAAGTATCTACCGAAGAAAGTTTAGAAGCTATAGCCCAAGAGTTGGAAACGGGGGTACCAACACTTAGGGACATAGTTCAAGAGATAAAAAAACCGGGAAGAGATCCAAGAGAAGATATGCCGATACCAGTATTTAGAAGTGATGTTCTGAAAATAGAGGATTTAAAGGAAGATATGATTTTGACTGGTACAGTTAGAAATGTAGTAGACTTCGGAGCCTTTATAGATATAGGCGTAAAAGAAGATGGACTAGTTCATATATCTAATTTAAGTGATAAATTTGTAAAGAATCCTATGGATATAATATCTGTAGGAGATATAGTTAAAGTAAAAATAATAGAGGTAGATATTCCTAAAGGAAGAATAGCTTTGAGTATGAAGGGTATATAG
- a CDS encoding sensor histidine kinase, with translation MEKSKDFFSMDKDFRYQRLSTLGELAGEISHDFNNSLTTILGFTQIIMNDKRLDKDLKSYMEMIYESALDGEAIVSRIKNFSKNEKSDNMSLVEVNDVVESTIKMASIKWKNINEKKGVKIEVIENLQSKSKINCNAREIREITLNIILNAIDSLESGGQLKIETYDEGDKVVIKVQDTGIGMDEETMSNIFEPFFSTKGEKGTGLGLSICKKIIEKHNGTIEVDSKIGVGTTFKIYMKRYRTDIV, from the coding sequence ATGGAAAAATCTAAAGACTTTTTTTCAATGGATAAAGATTTTAGATATCAACGATTAAGTACACTAGGGGAGTTAGCTGGAGAAATATCTCATGACTTTAATAATTCACTTACGACCATATTAGGATTTACACAAATTATTATGAATGATAAGAGGTTAGATAAAGATTTAAAGAGCTATATGGAAATGATATATGAATCAGCATTAGATGGAGAAGCCATAGTAAGTAGAATAAAGAATTTTAGTAAAAATGAAAAAAGTGATAATATGTCCCTTGTAGAAGTTAATGATGTAGTTGAAAGTACAATTAAAATGGCAAGTATCAAATGGAAGAATATCAATGAGAAAAAGGGTGTAAAGATAGAAGTTATAGAAAATCTTCAATCTAAAAGCAAAATAAATTGTAATGCTAGAGAAATAAGAGAGATTACCCTTAATATAATTTTGAATGCCATAGACTCTTTAGAAAGTGGTGGACAGTTAAAAATAGAAACATATGATGAGGGTGACAAAGTAGTAATAAAAGTACAAGATACTGGTATTGGTATGGATGAAGAAACTATGTCTAATATATTTGAACCATTCTTTAGTACAAAAGGTGAAAAAGGAACAGGGCTAGGACTTAGCATATGTAAGAAAATAATTGAGAAGCATAACGGTACTATCGAAGTAGACAGTAAGATAGGAGTAGGAACAACATTTAAGATTTACATGAAAAGATATAGAACGGACATAGTATAA
- a CDS encoding amidohydrolase, whose protein sequence is MILIKNAKIYTMQEEVIENGSILIKEGKIKEIIKKEAYSKGIDDLDGVEIIDANDCIVMPGIIDAHCHLGMIEDGMGFEGDDTNEMSDPVTPELRAIDGINPMDRGFEEAYQNGITTVATGPGSSNVICGQFAAIKTYGKRIDDMIIKEPVAMKVALGENPKTIYGKEKRYPMTRMATAAILRETLFKAREYMNSEKPNFDMKMEAMAKVLTKEIPLKVHAHRTDDIFTALRIAKEFDVEITLDHCTEGHLISEYIKQEGKYAIVGPSLSDRSKIELRNLTFETPGVLHNAGVKIAIMTDSPETPVYYLPLCAGLAVKSGLDEMEALKAITINPAEILGIDERVGSIEVGKDADIVIFDGHPLRDIMCKVLMTIIDGKIVYNQIDG, encoded by the coding sequence ATGATACTTATAAAAAATGCAAAAATATATACAATGCAAGAAGAAGTAATAGAAAATGGAAGCATCTTAATAAAGGAAGGTAAGATAAAAGAGATAATAAAGAAGGAAGCGTATTCTAAAGGCATAGATGACTTAGATGGGGTAGAAATAATCGATGCAAATGACTGTATAGTCATGCCTGGAATTATAGATGCCCACTGCCATCTTGGAATGATAGAGGATGGAATGGGATTTGAAGGGGATGATACCAATGAGATGTCAGATCCAGTCACTCCTGAGTTAAGAGCAATAGATGGAATAAATCCTATGGATAGAGGTTTTGAAGAAGCATATCAGAATGGAATTACTACTGTAGCTACAGGACCAGGAAGTTCAAATGTAATCTGTGGTCAATTTGCAGCCATAAAAACTTATGGGAAAAGAATAGATGATATGATAATAAAAGAACCTGTAGCCATGAAAGTAGCACTTGGAGAAAACCCAAAGACTATATACGGTAAAGAAAAACGATATCCAATGACTAGAATGGCAACAGCCGCTATACTGAGGGAAACTTTATTCAAAGCTAGGGAGTATATGAATTCTGAAAAACCAAATTTTGATATGAAGATGGAAGCGATGGCAAAAGTACTAACAAAAGAGATACCGCTAAAAGTTCATGCCCATAGAACTGACGATATATTTACAGCGCTTAGGATAGCGAAGGAATTCGATGTAGAAATAACGTTGGATCACTGTACAGAAGGTCACTTAATTTCTGAGTATATAAAACAAGAAGGTAAATATGCTATAGTTGGACCATCTTTATCAGATAGATCAAAAATTGAGCTTAGAAATTTAACTTTTGAAACACCAGGTGTATTACATAATGCTGGAGTGAAAATAGCAATAATGACAGACTCTCCAGAAACACCTGTATACTATCTACCACTATGTGCAGGCCTAGCAGTAAAATCAGGATTAGATGAGATGGAGGCACTAAAAGCCATAACAATAAATCCAGCTGAGATACTAGGAATAGATGAAAGAGTTGGAAGTATAGAAGTAGGAAAAGATGCGGATATAGTAATATTTGATGGACACCCACTAAGAGATATTATGTGTAAAGTGCTTATGACTATTATAGATGGAAAGATTGTTTATAATCAGATAGACGGCTAA
- a CDS encoding ECF transporter S component yields MSKRLSLSTLVKVSLLGAISFIIMMVEFPLWFAPEFYKIDFSDLPALIGALSLGPVAGIMIELIKNLLNVVFTGSITGGIGEFANFLIGALYVGIAGYIYNKNKTKSTAIKGMILGTIVMSIIGSLLNYYVLLPIYSKVMPVEEILQWAKAVNSLVVDLKTLVIFAVLPFNLLKGAVVSIITLPIYKRLSAILHK; encoded by the coding sequence ATGAGTAAAAGATTGTCATTATCAACATTAGTAAAAGTATCACTTTTGGGGGCTATATCATTTATCATAATGATGGTTGAATTTCCATTATGGTTTGCACCTGAATTTTATAAAATAGACTTTAGTGACTTACCAGCACTGATAGGAGCACTTTCATTAGGCCCAGTAGCAGGAATAATGATTGAACTTATAAAAAATCTATTAAATGTAGTATTTACAGGAAGCATAACAGGTGGTATAGGAGAATTCGCTAACTTTTTAATTGGAGCATTATATGTAGGGATAGCAGGATATATATATAATAAAAATAAAACAAAATCGACTGCTATAAAGGGAATGATATTAGGAACTATAGTAATGTCTATAATTGGTTCACTTCTAAACTACTATGTCTTGTTACCAATTTATAGTAAAGTGATGCCAGTAGAAGAAATATTACAGTGGGCTAAAGCAGTAAATTCATTGGTGGTTGATTTAAAAACACTTGTTATATTTGCAGTACTGCCATTTAACTTATTAAAGGGTGCAGTAGTATCTATAATAACCTTACCTATATATAAAAGATTGTCTGCAATATTACACAAGTAA
- the tsaE gene encoding tRNA (adenosine(37)-N6)-threonylcarbamoyltransferase complex ATPase subunit type 1 TsaE: MKKLLKISTKSPEETEEIGYNIGKSLSGGEIICMVGDLGAGKTTMTKSLARGLEIEDYITSPTFTIVNEYEGRLKLYHFDVYRIGDVEEMYDLGYEEYFYSDGVCIIEWSNLIEDILPKERITIEIKRGIDDNTRDIIIDGTGQKYEDLIKELNY; encoded by the coding sequence ATGAAAAAATTGTTGAAGATTAGCACTAAAAGTCCTGAAGAAACTGAAGAAATAGGATATAATATAGGAAAATCACTTAGTGGTGGAGAGATAATTTGTATGGTAGGGGATTTAGGAGCGGGAAAAACCACTATGACAAAATCATTAGCAAGAGGACTTGAAATAGAAGACTATATAACTAGTCCTACATTTACTATAGTTAATGAATACGAAGGTAGACTAAAACTATATCACTTCGATGTATATAGAATAGGAGACGTAGAAGAAATGTATGACCTAGGATATGAAGAATACTTTTATTCAGATGGAGTATGCATAATAGAATGGTCAAACTTGATAGAGGATATACTACCTAAGGAAAGAATCACTATAGAAATAAAAAGAGGAATAGATGATAACACGAGGGATATTATAATAGATGGAACAGGTCAAAAGTACGAAGACTTAATTAAGGAGTTGAATTATTAG
- the tsaB gene encoding tRNA (adenosine(37)-N6)-threonylcarbamoyltransferase complex dimerization subunit type 1 TsaB has translation MKVLAIDTSSTVASCAIMDDEKLLGEVILNDKTTHSQKLLPMIKQVLENCKLKPEDIDIYGAAIGPGSFTGLRIGVATIKSLAHAVEKRVVGVSSLEALALNIPFSQSLIVPIMDARRDRVFTAIYKWETEELKTIMEPDVIELSELITILKEKENLLYLMEMEL, from the coding sequence GTGAAAGTGTTAGCAATAGATACATCAAGTACCGTAGCTAGTTGTGCCATAATGGATGATGAAAAACTTTTAGGAGAAGTTATATTAAACGATAAGACTACCCATTCACAAAAACTTCTACCTATGATAAAGCAAGTATTAGAAAATTGTAAGTTGAAACCTGAAGATATAGATATATATGGAGCAGCAATTGGTCCAGGATCATTTACAGGGCTTAGAATAGGAGTTGCTACTATCAAGAGTTTAGCACACGCTGTGGAAAAAAGAGTAGTTGGAGTATCTTCACTAGAAGCACTTGCACTAAATATTCCATTTAGTCAAAGTTTAATAGTACCAATAATGGATGCAAGAAGAGATAGGGTATTTACAGCTATATACAAATGGGAAACTGAAGAACTTAAAACTATTATGGAACCAGATGTTATAGAACTTAGTGAACTCATAACTATTTTAAAAGAAAAAGAGAATCTGCTGTATTTAATGGAGATGGAACTTTAG
- the rimI gene encoding ribosomal protein S18-alanine N-acetyltransferase, protein MNDIIVKEMSYEDIDGVVEVENMSFVTPWSKESFENELKNKLAVYVVAKDDDRVVAYGGVWLIIDEGHVTNIAVHTQYRGKEIGSLILDELIRLCKQKNMTSMTLEVRKSNEAAKNLYKKFNFEEIGIRPKYYSDNNEDAIIMWLTF, encoded by the coding sequence ATGAACGATATAATAGTTAAGGAAATGAGTTATGAAGACATAGATGGAGTTGTGGAAGTAGAAAACATGTCATTTGTGACACCATGGTCAAAAGAATCTTTTGAGAATGAACTAAAAAATAAGTTAGCAGTATATGTAGTTGCTAAGGATGATGATAGGGTTGTAGCTTATGGAGGCGTATGGCTTATAATAGATGAAGGTCATGTTACTAATATCGCAGTACATACTCAATATAGAGGAAAAGAAATAGGAAGCCTTATCTTAGATGAACTTATAAGATTGTGTAAACAGAAAAATATGACAAGTATGACTTTAGAAGTTAGAAAATCTAATGAAGCAGCTAAAAATCTTTATAAAAAATTTAATTTTGAAGAAATAGGAATAAGACCTAAATATTATTCAGATAATAACGAAGATGCAATTATAATGTGGTTGACATTCTAA